In Paraburkholderia terrae, a genomic segment contains:
- a CDS encoding OmpA family protein, with product MNEYAHESGDELAEQFRGSYSYRPASRWAPAPLPFQFQIPLGGGFGPGIAFPIGGLGSPLAFTIPLGATAPAPSAIPVMPVAPISPVSSRTEPKDSPLVVGSGASLYDPNDEVNDEGDEPKELADRIIELVERIREEGSAGARSVVGSLFTELFGVGGPSDTARGTAVIPSITALFNMFRYACRERARQLDPGVGGRIALVASPTSRMTEATPRRGDVFIRVAQGQGWGTIGIVSSPGLVEHGRLVTEGLTFEGYPKARQGGYVVVIEPGQRFRSRDVRFCRRVCDSEGSVLPDTMLLRLLPARARPLGRRLVGSSAGPRGLRSDGNGDSWQLFRIAQQQLNRVHADLLDLRLPGLTGCPLPVDGQFAGRMSNAISALQRRIFTDPAQMTGTLTPATVRQLNLLAGDGYGVAIRTEQESEDGLDVRWLQAALNRTVNAGLTVDGVRGPRTTAAVKLFQKNNALKADGIIGPKTLAALRAVIDVPGTGSEGRCNGVPVKQVIDNFDFGKAEVLPRHEAQIQNLTACILASQHSQTQITRLTIVGHTDPVGSESDNFNLGRRRAEAVRDALLASMARASGVQPRLTVTVETRGKLEPVPGDPGLSRRVEVRLPFAFPNDGPVPKPPTPLPADIEATLRGLLTISMLLTANGSAPFIRGGLPSERRAGSIWSYDVSFESDALVASTIKCMVPHSEGHFHRMTVLEKAAWEPVELGLLSGQRCLLPISSQYLLGSFSADSGAIAPRSHKIWRLQSKIDAGTLAVFAYDITNPSSPLPISDVSTLVPSVANQTPSRIWAVVCCELVLCLPRDDFEPLGALVAARIYPLVEVLTNAETRTIQGAVVLRRPVTSEMDHGWANGGRHLVSFYSDRNQIRSLPGALPIPTWDNLFAYFQKDGAARAQELKVVDATATTTRSDSTHRRVIDRSTEQMVPSTLFKVPRQGAFDNVHIAPPMQVSLSIAGLGLLQPTAVSMAPVCAHDCFHTHWRWSQGFTTEHTLGWGPSGPYTLAGAPMVHPNQTVSISVIQNTPGFRYCATAASHPPNDWMVVMPHGSAYGVSVKLPANQYLDIVLEATNTGTLIREAVKRAAASGTGDARFAWFYFFIQFWPAVRSSPLLRPLDVVDADVPFLSSL from the coding sequence ATGAATGAGTACGCGCACGAAAGCGGTGACGAACTCGCTGAGCAGTTCAGGGGTTCATATAGCTACCGTCCCGCGAGCCGATGGGCCCCGGCACCGTTGCCCTTCCAGTTTCAGATTCCTTTGGGCGGTGGATTCGGTCCTGGGATTGCTTTTCCGATTGGGGGGCTCGGTTCGCCGCTAGCTTTTACCATCCCACTTGGAGCAACGGCTCCTGCACCATCGGCGATCCCGGTGATGCCTGTCGCGCCCATTTCCCCTGTCTCTTCGCGAACAGAGCCGAAGGATTCACCGCTCGTCGTCGGCAGTGGTGCGTCGCTCTACGACCCCAACGACGAAGTGAACGACGAAGGTGATGAACCGAAAGAGCTGGCCGACCGTATCATCGAGTTGGTTGAGCGCATTCGCGAAGAGGGAAGTGCGGGGGCAAGGAGTGTAGTCGGCAGTCTGTTCACAGAGCTCTTCGGCGTAGGCGGACCCTCTGACACAGCAAGAGGGACGGCCGTCATTCCTTCCATTACGGCGCTGTTCAACATGTTCCGGTATGCCTGTAGGGAACGCGCAAGGCAGCTGGACCCAGGCGTCGGAGGCCGAATAGCCCTGGTTGCGTCACCGACCTCGCGAATGACCGAGGCGACACCACGCCGAGGCGACGTTTTCATTCGTGTGGCTCAAGGCCAAGGATGGGGAACAATCGGAATAGTAAGCTCGCCCGGCCTGGTTGAACATGGGCGCCTTGTCACGGAAGGACTCACATTTGAAGGCTATCCCAAGGCCAGGCAGGGAGGCTACGTTGTTGTCATCGAACCAGGACAGCGTTTTCGTTCCCGGGATGTACGTTTTTGTCGGCGTGTTTGCGACAGCGAGGGAAGTGTGTTGCCCGATACCATGTTGCTGCGCCTGCTACCGGCACGGGCACGCCCGCTGGGTAGACGCTTGGTCGGTTCGAGCGCAGGCCCTCGGGGACTTCGCAGCGATGGAAACGGCGACAGCTGGCAACTGTTTCGCATAGCGCAACAGCAGCTAAATCGCGTCCATGCAGACTTGCTCGACCTGAGACTGCCCGGGCTAACGGGGTGTCCGCTGCCAGTCGATGGGCAATTCGCCGGTCGCATGTCCAACGCAATCAGCGCCCTGCAGCGCCGAATATTCACGGACCCCGCGCAGATGACCGGAACCTTGACTCCGGCGACGGTTCGCCAATTGAACCTTCTCGCGGGAGATGGCTACGGCGTTGCCATTCGGACAGAGCAAGAGTCGGAAGATGGCTTGGATGTGCGGTGGCTCCAGGCTGCATTGAATCGGACCGTCAACGCGGGGCTCACGGTCGACGGCGTGCGCGGGCCAAGGACGACAGCTGCTGTCAAGTTGTTCCAGAAGAACAACGCTCTGAAGGCAGATGGGATCATCGGCCCCAAGACGTTGGCCGCACTTCGCGCGGTCATTGATGTCCCGGGAACCGGTAGCGAAGGCAGATGTAATGGCGTCCCGGTAAAGCAGGTCATTGACAATTTTGATTTTGGAAAAGCCGAAGTCCTCCCCCGGCACGAGGCACAGATACAGAATCTGACCGCGTGTATTCTTGCGAGCCAGCATAGTCAGACGCAGATTACCAGGCTTACGATTGTTGGCCATACCGACCCCGTTGGCAGCGAGTCCGACAACTTCAACCTTGGTCGCCGCCGCGCGGAAGCGGTCCGTGATGCGTTGCTTGCATCCATGGCGCGCGCGTCTGGAGTACAGCCAAGACTTACGGTCACAGTCGAGACCCGGGGGAAGCTTGAGCCTGTGCCCGGTGATCCAGGGCTGAGCCGGCGCGTCGAAGTTCGACTTCCGTTTGCATTTCCAAATGACGGACCAGTTCCCAAGCCGCCGACGCCATTGCCTGCTGATATTGAGGCTACGCTACGAGGCCTGCTTACCATTTCCATGCTCCTGACGGCCAACGGCTCGGCTCCCTTCATTCGGGGTGGCCTACCTTCTGAGAGGCGGGCGGGCTCGATATGGTCCTACGATGTTTCCTTTGAAAGCGATGCGCTCGTCGCGAGCACGATCAAATGTATGGTGCCGCACTCGGAAGGCCATTTTCACAGGATGACTGTATTGGAAAAAGCAGCTTGGGAACCGGTTGAACTTGGGCTACTGAGCGGGCAGAGGTGTTTGTTGCCTATAAGCTCGCAGTACTTGCTCGGTAGCTTTTCTGCGGATTCCGGCGCGATTGCACCTCGTTCTCATAAAATCTGGCGCCTACAATCTAAAATCGACGCGGGAACTCTTGCGGTATTTGCATATGACATCACAAATCCGTCATCGCCACTTCCAATATCCGACGTTTCCACTCTGGTTCCATCAGTGGCTAATCAGACTCCGTCCAGGATCTGGGCCGTGGTTTGCTGCGAACTGGTGTTATGCCTACCTCGAGATGACTTTGAGCCATTGGGTGCGTTAGTTGCCGCTCGTATATATCCACTTGTTGAGGTCTTGACTAACGCAGAAACGCGCACGATCCAGGGAGCTGTCGTGCTCCGGCGACCGGTGACGAGTGAAATGGATCATGGCTGGGCTAACGGCGGGCGTCATCTCGTGAGCTTCTATTCCGACCGCAACCAGATAAGGTCGCTTCCTGGCGCTCTGCCAATCCCGACATGGGACAACCTGTTTGCTTACTTCCAAAAGGACGGTGCAGCGAGGGCACAAGAGTTGAAGGTCGTCGATGCCACGGCTACTACGACGCGGTCGGACAGTACGCATCGACGTGTAATCGACCGGAGTACGGAGCAGATGGTACCGTCAACGCTTTTTAAAGTGCCGAGGCAGGGCGCCTTCGATAATGTGCACATCGCTCCGCCAATGCAGGTGAGTTTGTCTATCGCAGGGCTCGGATTGCTCCAACCGACTGCGGTGTCCATGGCGCCGGTTTGCGCGCACGACTGCTTCCATACACATTGGCGCTGGTCGCAAGGTTTTACGACCGAGCACACGCTTGGATGGGGGCCTTCCGGACCTTACACGCTCGCTGGGGCACCGATGGTCCACCCGAATCAGACTGTATCGATTTCAGTAATACAAAACACGCCCGGTTTTCGCTATTGTGCGACGGCCGCTTCGCATCCACCCAATGACTGGATGGTGGTCATGCCGCACGGGTCGGCTTACGGCGTCAGTGTCAAGCTCCCAGCGAACCAGTATCTCGATATAGTGTTAGAGGCGACGAACACTGGAACGTTGATAAGGGAGGCGGTTAAACGTGCTGCTGCGAGTGGAACGGGCGACGCGAGGTTTGCCTGGTTTTACTTTTTCATTCAGTTCTGGCCTGCGGTCAGGTCCAGTCCTCTCTTAAGGCCGTTAGACGTTGTCGACGCCGATGTTCCCTTTTTATCTTCGCTGTGA
- a CDS encoding S8 family serine peptidase, with amino-acid sequence MEAALYELIAEGSPDDSVPVIIRLDNPGVIPDGVRIVSRFGNIATCRLLRGAIPSVRAHASVASMKAARSYGPAIDEAGEVFEDFQDFDVQLYPGPTDQRRPDGDLPTGKGVIVAHIDWGLDFAHPDFRFPDGTTRILALWDQSAPYDPKHPNRYGYGRIFEVGEINRALRERNPYSALGYDPARSDSGRGCHGTHTAGISCGGREAGGPVGLAPESSICFVELSTTTSQGPALLGNSVAFLEGLDFFSEVARYADRIEQESRLAGGRPVGSTRPWDEAATGSPDDLAGEGEQRQPGSLFSALTSGASLPLLNARAADYGIGARPLVVNASIGRQAGQHDGKTLTEQGIDAFLLQAPGRAICQSAGNYFERAAHASGIVRSGRQSGVRFQLMEGAKVPTEVDLWYSGMDRFAVEIQCPSAALAVVAKVNQQVKIVLADGREVGRLYHRIGDPNNGDNEVSVFLDPGAPAGEWEVSLSGQVVSDGRFHAWIERTSAPAAHRSRFHPDDVDQSTTLGTICNGFHTIAVGAYDAHQSGRPVAPFSSCGPSRDGRWKPDLVAPGVRIMAARSRPRGADVDFPLLTVLSGTSMGSPHACGTVALMFSAAGRPLAIEETRSLLLGSADAGPADADYLDRMRLGAGYLDTLAAVEAARKVGAPQLHTNREGADSEALSMQRLPELADAYDGPTHFREGTAMESANTMEGVGESYADSATSADMSVDTESAFFPSLEEEATEQDAFDSGDREALSVSEQEGLSEASSDARRFSSTQRPLFSSQSSTGLPFQVQIPLTGGPPALGLPLGGPMSPIAFSLPLSSSPPAPSTTGTSAPAAYAPSPTEDPLLATAGDTSQDSQAVEVDTMQEMMDSPGVAQELQMRLDEVKVETAVETIDSSTDERIDESALAEHYLSEQAADTTEAFVAVDAPQMSKPGLATGIEPSLAANLGNQLLDHARTVADSGAPELSPSKTLSLLLERLGLPRSGSSDIMNFPQTPSATAFFTSLSAPSRHATLANWQRFIGERIGIELIVLAHPGEQVEALLPMPGDLLFRVARGEGWGTVATVASQGFFRPEDLAKAGLRGEDFPRLQPGLYVHVIEPTLNHRSADNNFARRLADGAGRVLSDTMLARIILKNRIAADEAEAVEASGTEVGDATLRKGSVGERVKQVQQALNRVHADSVALGLPGLPSCPLTVDGNFNEKTEAAVIAFQQQVFNDPANWDGVVGPETWKQLEPQSKDVSSPKPTQPASRPFRRKTSAAEQQESAVTTSAALALTEGTDGAVLRRGARGAAVSDLQQRLNLIHAGLVLTGSTGIAACPLVADGVFGNRTYEAVLSFQHLAFPDNSREWDGVVGEHTRAALDRFAALPAPTPVPVPVPVPPAPVPVPPVTGAVEAGREVVATVPMLQSHRGTAPDLILRWNAMDQIPAAVDVVVHFHGFSSSGATMRLDVDKEGRSGLDLVDPTSGGPGRSKPTLCVLPRGNFYGGRTGNGYDFPALISPGGLNQLIEFALARFAARIGVAGVSKRRLILTAHSGGGAALMRVLAENKPDEVQVFDALYSDASPLVNWANASLQNADPTTSLRVLFIPGSGTAAQSLSVQKSLRNALPADAARARRFRVEATSVAHGEIPRRFGWLLLRNAGEDLPLGGSTPNPPTPPQPPSPQPPSPQRPSPPHPGRQAGGLTQADVDQLAAVTFANAADIETFFTRTGASTFAEWFNSNLGGHPPFVRSSTTPLRMPVSPDALRRFREFWDSLSLAYDRPRISALEFASLMCITLNETDGDFTNRAETSGRNQQGFTDAHGRHPGLAYFYDRILLHAPSQWKASYNRLSGNRTAGSLFNDEAFVRAHGQRGGAQAIAHRGDEFGGAWNSEYYPQDQFTTDEKAPETEFVRQADFYKFRGRGVIQTTGRSQYLPIAKWIQAYSGSDTTLIEKKKLWAPISAVDAATGSSNDDWDQIFNSRETLARAVGFHAGSGRTDYRIMSRDVSVLMDTPQAAADGKPVAGRQGSIFYMGHRISGNRIYAAGAYRDRVLAMLQAMVLVGLGGKSGPNVAPPAPGPAPSRPQPVPAPSGDVVRQQWDAHPRVHGWFRTFARYSELAPVYAAAGIGDAAAYLDANIVSLTFFGQRQDGHRDLVEPLRRAEQAMQSHQVNPPIFAFGCLVPRAIRGTTDRLSNHAVGRAFDLNPEGNPRITQSSDYVVIGAVVGADIKGETDPKVLSRASRAFQNGFTPQWVSAQARPDVLAALNDRHTRERLEGYARSGFCNLYVPLIEALIAGGLRWGGAYHTSKDFMHFELV; translated from the coding sequence CTCGTTCGTATGGCCCAGCGATTGACGAAGCGGGCGAAGTTTTCGAGGACTTCCAGGACTTCGACGTGCAACTTTATCCTGGCCCGACAGACCAGCGTCGGCCGGATGGTGACCTGCCGACAGGGAAAGGAGTCATCGTCGCCCACATCGATTGGGGTCTCGATTTTGCCCATCCAGATTTTCGATTTCCGGATGGAACGACTCGCATACTTGCCCTGTGGGATCAAAGTGCTCCATATGACCCGAAGCATCCAAACCGCTACGGCTATGGACGAATCTTCGAAGTGGGCGAAATCAATCGGGCGCTGCGCGAGCGGAATCCCTACTCGGCGCTAGGCTACGATCCCGCCAGATCAGACTCTGGTCGCGGCTGCCACGGTACGCACACGGCAGGTATCTCGTGCGGAGGTCGGGAGGCGGGCGGTCCGGTTGGACTGGCGCCAGAATCGAGCATCTGCTTCGTCGAACTGTCGACTACGACGTCGCAAGGGCCAGCGTTGCTTGGTAATTCGGTAGCGTTTCTTGAGGGCCTCGATTTTTTTTCGGAAGTCGCGCGATATGCGGACCGGATAGAGCAGGAGTCGCGACTTGCAGGTGGTCGCCCCGTTGGCTCAACACGGCCATGGGACGAAGCAGCGACCGGTTCGCCCGATGACCTCGCTGGTGAAGGCGAACAGAGACAGCCTGGTAGTTTGTTCTCGGCGCTGACGAGCGGGGCTTCTCTTCCGCTGTTGAACGCACGTGCAGCGGATTATGGGATTGGGGCGCGGCCACTCGTCGTCAACGCGAGCATTGGTCGACAGGCTGGTCAGCATGATGGCAAGACGCTGACGGAGCAGGGGATAGATGCATTTTTACTTCAGGCACCGGGTCGGGCTATTTGCCAAAGCGCGGGCAACTATTTCGAGAGGGCTGCACACGCCTCGGGTATCGTTCGGTCGGGCCGCCAGAGTGGCGTGCGCTTCCAGTTGATGGAAGGCGCGAAAGTTCCGACGGAAGTCGACCTGTGGTATTCGGGAATGGACCGATTTGCTGTTGAAATCCAATGCCCGTCGGCTGCGCTTGCTGTCGTTGCAAAGGTTAATCAACAGGTCAAAATTGTCCTCGCTGATGGCCGTGAAGTGGGGCGACTCTATCACCGGATTGGAGACCCGAACAACGGCGACAACGAAGTAAGTGTGTTCCTTGACCCGGGGGCACCCGCCGGGGAATGGGAAGTTTCGCTTTCTGGGCAGGTCGTGTCGGACGGTCGTTTCCATGCATGGATTGAACGTACCAGTGCCCCGGCAGCTCATCGAAGTCGCTTTCATCCCGACGACGTGGATCAAAGCACGACGTTAGGGACGATATGCAATGGCTTTCACACCATTGCAGTTGGCGCATACGACGCGCACCAGTCAGGTCGACCCGTCGCGCCTTTCTCGAGCTGTGGTCCATCTCGAGATGGGCGATGGAAGCCTGATCTCGTTGCACCTGGCGTCAGAATAATGGCGGCACGGTCACGTCCGCGCGGTGCAGATGTGGATTTTCCGTTGTTGACCGTTCTGTCTGGCACGAGCATGGGCTCGCCGCACGCCTGCGGGACTGTCGCGCTCATGTTCAGCGCAGCAGGGCGACCACTTGCAATTGAGGAAACCCGCTCGCTGCTACTTGGCAGCGCGGACGCGGGACCAGCAGATGCCGACTATCTGGACAGGATGCGTCTTGGCGCCGGTTATCTCGACACACTCGCCGCAGTTGAAGCAGCGCGAAAGGTAGGCGCACCGCAGCTGCACACCAACAGAGAAGGCGCGGACAGTGAGGCTCTGTCGATGCAACGACTCCCCGAGCTCGCCGACGCCTATGACGGGCCAACCCATTTCAGAGAGGGTACCGCAATGGAATCCGCAAATACTATGGAAGGGGTCGGGGAGAGCTACGCTGATTCCGCAACCAGCGCCGATATGAGCGTCGATACGGAGTCGGCGTTTTTCCCGTCGCTCGAGGAGGAGGCCACTGAGCAAGACGCTTTCGATTCGGGTGACCGTGAAGCCCTGTCGGTTTCTGAACAGGAAGGCCTGTCAGAGGCGAGTAGCGATGCTCGGCGGTTTTCCAGTACACAGCGTCCGCTTTTTTCCTCCCAGTCATCAACGGGCTTGCCCTTCCAGGTACAAATTCCGCTCACTGGCGGTCCGCCAGCACTGGGCCTGCCGCTCGGCGGCCCGATGAGTCCAATTGCGTTCAGTCTACCGTTAAGCAGTTCCCCGCCCGCTCCGTCCACGACCGGTACGAGCGCTCCTGCTGCCTACGCACCATCGCCTACCGAAGATCCGTTGCTCGCGACGGCCGGGGACACTTCTCAAGACAGTCAGGCAGTTGAAGTCGACACAATGCAGGAAATGATGGACAGCCCGGGCGTCGCGCAGGAACTGCAAATGCGTCTCGATGAGGTCAAAGTTGAGACTGCTGTCGAAACAATCGATTCGTCAACGGATGAACGAATCGACGAGTCAGCATTGGCAGAGCATTACCTTTCAGAACAAGCAGCAGACACAACGGAAGCGTTCGTTGCAGTTGACGCGCCTCAAATGTCCAAGCCAGGCTTGGCGACGGGAATCGAACCTTCGCTTGCCGCGAACCTCGGCAATCAATTGCTTGATCACGCTAGAACGGTAGCGGACAGTGGCGCGCCGGAATTATCGCCGTCTAAAACGCTCAGTCTTTTGCTCGAAAGACTTGGGCTGCCACGGTCGGGCTCGTCTGACATCATGAATTTTCCTCAGACGCCGTCGGCGACAGCGTTCTTCACCAGCTTGTCCGCCCCGTCGCGCCATGCGACGTTGGCAAACTGGCAGCGTTTCATAGGCGAGCGCATCGGCATTGAACTGATCGTACTGGCGCACCCCGGCGAGCAAGTCGAAGCGCTTCTTCCCATGCCGGGGGATCTTTTGTTCCGCGTGGCTCGTGGAGAAGGCTGGGGAACCGTTGCCACAGTCGCGTCGCAGGGCTTTTTCCGTCCAGAAGACCTCGCGAAAGCGGGACTTCGCGGTGAGGACTTTCCGAGGCTTCAACCGGGCCTCTACGTGCACGTAATCGAGCCGACACTCAACCACCGCTCGGCAGACAATAACTTCGCCCGTCGACTCGCTGATGGCGCCGGAAGAGTGCTTTCGGACACCATGCTCGCGAGAATTATCCTCAAAAACCGTATTGCGGCGGACGAAGCGGAGGCAGTCGAGGCATCAGGTACGGAAGTCGGCGATGCGACATTGAGGAAAGGTAGTGTCGGCGAGCGAGTCAAACAGGTGCAACAAGCGTTGAACCGTGTTCATGCCGACAGTGTTGCGCTTGGGCTGCCTGGCTTGCCAAGCTGTCCGTTAACCGTGGATGGCAACTTCAATGAAAAGACGGAAGCGGCGGTCATCGCGTTCCAGCAACAAGTTTTCAATGATCCGGCCAATTGGGACGGTGTCGTGGGGCCGGAGACATGGAAGCAACTTGAGCCGCAGTCGAAGGACGTGTCATCGCCAAAACCCACGCAACCTGCTTCGCGTCCGTTTCGACGCAAAACAAGTGCTGCCGAGCAACAGGAATCGGCTGTCACGACGTCAGCCGCTCTCGCTCTGACCGAAGGAACTGACGGTGCCGTACTGCGTCGCGGCGCACGCGGAGCGGCCGTCAGCGACCTCCAGCAGCGACTGAATCTGATACACGCAGGGTTGGTCTTGACAGGTTCGACGGGGATTGCGGCTTGCCCGCTTGTCGCCGACGGCGTCTTTGGAAATCGGACTTATGAGGCCGTCTTGTCGTTCCAGCACTTGGCGTTTCCAGACAACTCCAGGGAGTGGGATGGAGTGGTCGGAGAGCACACTCGCGCTGCGCTTGATCGTTTCGCGGCTTTGCCAGCCCCTACGCCTGTACCTGTACCTGTTCCTGTGCCACCGGCGCCGGTGCCGGTACCGCCCGTAACGGGGGCAGTCGAGGCAGGTCGTGAAGTGGTAGCGACTGTGCCCATGCTTCAAAGTCATCGCGGTACGGCGCCCGACTTGATCTTGCGCTGGAATGCCATGGATCAGATTCCGGCGGCGGTTGACGTCGTCGTGCATTTTCACGGGTTCTCAAGTTCCGGCGCGACGATGCGTTTGGACGTTGACAAAGAGGGCCGAAGTGGACTTGATCTCGTCGATCCAACCTCTGGCGGGCCAGGTAGGAGTAAGCCGACGCTTTGCGTCTTGCCCCGAGGGAATTTCTACGGTGGACGCACGGGCAATGGTTACGACTTCCCGGCGTTGATTTCCCCGGGAGGATTGAATCAGCTCATTGAGTTTGCCCTCGCGAGATTTGCCGCGCGCATAGGTGTCGCTGGTGTTTCGAAGCGCCGTTTGATTCTTACGGCCCATTCGGGCGGTGGTGCGGCTCTTATGCGCGTGCTAGCCGAAAACAAGCCGGATGAAGTGCAGGTCTTCGATGCCCTATACTCGGACGCGAGTCCTTTGGTCAACTGGGCAAACGCAAGCTTGCAGAATGCCGACCCGACTACATCGCTGAGAGTGCTCTTCATTCCAGGGAGTGGCACTGCGGCGCAAAGCCTTAGTGTTCAGAAGTCGCTGCGGAATGCCTTGCCGGCTGACGCTGCAAGAGCGCGTCGCTTCCGGGTCGAAGCGACGAGTGTCGCGCACGGCGAAATTCCGCGTCGGTTCGGATGGTTGCTTCTTCGAAATGCGGGAGAAGACTTGCCTCTCGGCGGGAGCACACCGAATCCACCTACTCCGCCGCAACCTCCGTCACCGCAACCTCCGTCACCGCAACGTCCATCACCGCCGCATCCGGGGCGGCAAGCCGGTGGCTTGACGCAAGCAGACGTAGATCAACTGGCGGCCGTCACCTTCGCCAACGCGGCAGACATTGAGACATTCTTCACCAGAACTGGAGCTTCTACGTTTGCTGAATGGTTCAACTCGAATCTGGGCGGCCATCCTCCATTCGTGAGGTCAAGCACAACTCCATTACGGATGCCTGTATCGCCAGACGCACTCAGACGGTTCCGGGAGTTCTGGGACAGCTTAAGTCTGGCCTATGACCGGCCGAGGATTTCGGCGTTGGAATTTGCCAGTTTGATGTGCATTACGCTTAACGAGACAGACGGTGATTTCACAAATCGCGCGGAAACAAGCGGGCGTAACCAACAAGGCTTCACGGATGCGCATGGTCGCCATCCCGGGTTGGCGTACTTCTATGACCGCATCTTGCTGCATGCTCCAAGCCAGTGGAAGGCGAGCTACAATCGTCTCTCAGGTAATCGCACTGCAGGCTCACTTTTCAACGACGAGGCTTTCGTTCGCGCACATGGGCAGCGGGGAGGGGCGCAGGCTATTGCGCATCGCGGGGACGAGTTCGGGGGAGCGTGGAATTCAGAATACTATCCGCAGGACCAGTTCACGACCGATGAAAAAGCGCCGGAAACGGAGTTTGTTCGCCAAGCAGACTTCTACAAGTTCCGTGGGAGAGGCGTAATTCAAACAACCGGTCGTAGCCAGTACCTTCCAATTGCAAAGTGGATTCAAGCCTACAGCGGATCAGATACAACGTTGATTGAGAAGAAGAAGCTGTGGGCGCCGATATCCGCCGTCGACGCGGCAACCGGCAGTTCAAACGATGACTGGGATCAGATTTTCAATTCGCGTGAGACTCTGGCTCGAGCGGTAGGTTTTCACGCCGGGTCGGGCCGGACTGACTATCGGATAATGAGCCGGGATGTGTCTGTATTAATGGATACTCCGCAGGCCGCTGCTGACGGAAAACCGGTTGCCGGTCGGCAGGGTTCGATTTTCTACATGGGGCATCGCATCAGTGGCAATCGGATCTATGCTGCAGGCGCTTATCGTGACCGCGTACTTGCGATGCTTCAGGCAATGGTGCTTGTCGGGCTGGGAGGAAAATCCGGCCCGAACGTTGCTCCTCCGGCACCTGGTCCGGCACCTTCGCGGCCTCAACCGGTACCTGCGCCAAGTGGTGATGTAGTCCGTCAGCAGTGGGACGCGCATCCTCGGGTCCATGGATGGTTCAGGACGTTCGCTCGCTACTCTGAATTGGCGCCCGTCTACGCTGCTGCGGGAATCGGAGACGCCGCAGCATATCTCGACGCGAACATCGTTTCATTAACGTTTTTCGGACAGCGCCAGGATGGACATAGGGACCTGGTTGAGCCATTGCGGCGCGCAGAGCAGGCAATGCAGAGTCATCAGGTCAATCCACCTATATTCGCATTTGGTTGTCTCGTGCCGCGTGCAATCCGAGGCACAACTGACCGCTTGAGTAACCACGCTGTGGGCCGGGCTTTCGATCTGAATCCGGAGGGCAACCCCCGAATCACCCAGTCATCCGACTATGTCGTCATCGGCGCTGTGGTGGGGGCTGACATCAAAGGAGAGACTGATCCGAAAGTCCTGAGCCGCGCAAGTCGCGCCTTCCAGAACGGTTTCACACCGCAGTGGGTTTCCGCTCAAGCGCGCCCCGACGTTCTGGCAGCGTTAAACGACCGGCACACGCGCGAGAGACTGGAGGGCTACGCGCGCAGCGGATTTTGCAATCTATACGTTCCGTTGATTGAAGCGCTCATTGCGGGCGGACTACGCTGGGGCGGCGCCTATCATACCTCGAAAGACTTCATGCACTTCGAGCTTGTCTGA